The Raphanus sativus cultivar WK10039 chromosome 2, ASM80110v3, whole genome shotgun sequence genome includes a region encoding these proteins:
- the LOC108839735 gene encoding coatomer subunit gamma produces the protein MAQPYVKKDDDHDDELEYSPFMGIEKGAVLQEARVFNDAQVDPRRCSQVITKLLYLLNQGESFTKNEATEVFFSVTKLFQSKDTGLRRMVYLIIKELSPSSDEVIIVTSSLMKDMNSKIDMYRANAIRVLCRIIDGTLLTQIERYLKQAIVDKNPVVSSAALVSGLHLLKTNPEIVKRWSNEVQEGVQSRSALVQFHALALLHQIRQNDRLAVSKLVGSLTRGSVRSPLAQCLLIRYTSQVIRDMSNHGQSGERPFYEFLESCLRHKAEMVILEAARAITELDGVTSRELTPAITVLQLFLSSPRPVLRFAAVRTLNKVAMTHPMAVTNCNIDMESLISDQNRSIATLAITTLLKTGNESSVERLMKQITNFMSDIADEFKIVVVEAIRSLCVKFPLKYRSLMTFLSNILREEGGFEYKRAIVDSIVTIIRDIPDAKESGLLHLCEFIEDCEFTYLSTQILHFLGIEGPNTSDPSKYIRYIYNRVHLENATVRAAAVSTLAKFGFMVESLKPRITILLKRCIYDSDDEVRDRATLFLSVLGGDGTIDTEKDSKEFLFGSLEVPLVNMETSLKNYDPSEEAFDINSVPREVKSQPLAEKKAQGKKPTGLGAPPAAPASGFDGYERLLSSIPEFAAFGKLFKSSSPVELTEAETEYAVNVVKHIFDNHVVFQYNCTNTIPEQLLERVNVIVDASEAEEFSELTSKALNSLPYDSPGQAFVAFEKPAGVPAVGKFSNTLTFVVKEVDPSTGEAEDDGVEDEYQLEDLEVVAADYMVKVSVSNFRNAWESMNEEDEHVDEYGLGQRETLGEAIKAVIDLLGMQPCEGTETIPSNARSHTCLLSGVYIGNVKVLVRAQFGMDSSREIAMKLAVRAEDVSVAEAIHEIVANG, from the exons TATTTGCTTAACCAAGGGGAGTCATTCACCAAG AATGAAGCAACGGAAGTTTTCTTTTCAGTTACAAAGCTTTTCCAATCCAAAGACACAGGGTTGAGGAGAATGGTCTACTTGATCATTAAGGAGTTATCTCCTTCATCGGATGAG GTTATCATTGTGACAAGCTCTCTCATGAAGGACATGAACAGTAAAATTGATATGTATCGAGCAAATGCTATCCGTGTCCTCTGCCGGATTATAGACGGAACTCTTCTTACTCAAATTGAGCGGTACTTGAAACAAGCCATTGTCGATAAGAATCCCGTTGTTTCTAGTGCAGCTTTAGTCAGTGGGCTTCACTTGCTCAAG ACAAACCCAGAAATTGTTAAAAGATGGAGCAATGAGGTTCAAGAAGGTGTTCAATCCAGATCGGCTCTCGTTCAGTTTCATGCCCTAGCTTTGCTCCATCAG ATACGCCAAAATGATCGCTTGGCTGTTAGCAAGCTGGTTGGTAGCTTGACCAGGGGATCTGTTCGCTCTCCCTTGGCTCAGTGTCTTTTGATACGTTACACCAGCCAG GTTATCCGTGACATGTCTAACCACGGCCAGTCTGGAGAACGTCCGTTCTATGAATTCTTGGAGAGTTGCCTGCGCCATAAGGCAGAAATGGTGATCCTTGAAGCTGCCAGGGCGATCACTGAGCTTGATGGTGTGACAAGCCGAGAATTGACTCCAGCAATCACTGTTCTCCAACTCTTTTTGAGTTCACCCAGACCAGTGTTGAGATTTGCTGCTGTCCGAACTCTGAACAAG GTTGCAATGACTCATCCCATGGCTGTCACCAACTGCAACATTGATATGGAGAGTTTAATTTCTGATCAGAATAGAAGCATTGCTACACTCGCAATCACCACTCTCCTGAAAACGGGGAACGAATCAAGTGTAGAACGCTTGATGAAGCAGATAACTAATTTTATGTCAGATATTGCTGATGAGTTCAAAATTGTGGTCGTGGAAGCAATAAGATCGTTGTGTGTGAAATTCCCACTGAAGTATAGATCCCT GATGACCTTCTTAAGCAACATTCTTAGGGAAGAGGGTGGATTTGAATATAAAAGGGCAATAGTAGATTCTATTGTGACCATTATCAGAGATATCCCTGATGCAAAGGAAAGTGGATTGCTTCATCTATGTGAGTTCATCGAAGATTGTGAATTCACTTATCTTTCAACACAG ATCCTTCATTTTCTGGGAATTGAGGGGCCTAACACCTCTGATCCAAGCAAGTATATACGATATATTTATAATCGTGTGCATCTGGAAAATGCCACTGTCCGGGCTGCTGCTGTTTCAACACTTGCAAAGTTTGGATTTATGGTTGAATCCTTGAAG CCCCGTATTACCATTCTGCTGAAGCGCTGCATCTATGACAGTGATGATGAG GTCCGTGATAGAGCAACACTATTTTTGAGCGTCCTTGGTGGTGATGGTACTATTGACACTGAGAAAGATAGCAAGGAGTTTTTATTTGGTTCCCTTGAGGTTCCTCTGGTCAACATGGAAACTAGTCTGAAGAATTAT GATCCCTCTGAAGAAGCTTTTGACATCAACTCTGTGCCTAGGGAAGTAAAGTCCCAGCCCCTTGCAGAGAAGAAAGCCCAGGGTAAAAAGCCCACTGGTCTCGGTGCGCCACCAGCTGCACCTGCTTCTGGATTTGATGGCTATGAAAGACTTCTCTCATCTATTCCAGAGTTTGCCGCCTTTGGAAAACTTTTCAAG TCTTCTTCACCTGTGGAGCTAACTGAAGCAGAAACAGAATACGCCGTCAATGTTGTCAAGCATATCTTTGACAATCATGTGGTGTTTCAGTACAACTGCACTAACACAATACCAGAGCAGTTGTTGGAGAGG GTCAATGTCATTGTAGATGCTTCAGAAGCAGAGGAATTCAGTGAATTAACTTCAAAGGCCCTGAACTCACTTCCTTATGATTCGCCTGGTCAAGCCTTTGTTGCTTTTGAGAAGCCCGCAGGTGTCCCTGCTGTTGGAAAGTTTTCTAACACATTAACATTTGTTGTTAAGGAG GTTGACCCAAGCACAGGTGAAGCAGAGGACGATGGGGTAGAAGATGAGTACCAGCTGGAGGATCTTGAGGTTGTAGCTGCAGATTACATGGTGAAGGTGAGTGTCTCCAATTTCAGGAATGCGTGGGAAAGCATGAATGAAGAAGATGAGCACGTAGACGAATATGGGCTTGGCCAGAGAGAGACTTTAGGAGAAGCTATAAAGGCTGTCATCGATCTTCTTGGCATGCAGCCTTGTGAG GGGACGGAGACAATTCCGAGCAATGCAAGGTCACACACTTGCTTATTGTCAGGTGTGTACATAGGGAACGTGAAAGTTTTAGTGAGGGCACAGTTTGGGATGGACAGTTCAAGGGAGATTGCAATGAAACTGGCGGTTAGAGCAGAGGACgtctctgtcgctgaggccatTCATGAGATTGTTGCCAACGGCTAA